A section of the Mycobacterium sp. 3519A genome encodes:
- the purD gene encoding phosphoribosylamine--glycine ligase has translation MRVLVIGSGAREHALLLALRRDPEVEELAVAPGNAGTANIADQYDVDVSSGEAVVQLAQRIGADLVVIGPEVPLVLGVADAVRAAGIACFGPTKDAARIEGSKAFAKDVMSAAGVRTATSEIVDNPAHLDAALDRFGCSAGDQAWVVKDDGLAAGKGVVVTADRDAARAHAASLLDAGHPVLLESFLDGPEVSLFSVVDGETVVPLVPAQDYKRVGDNDTGPNTGGMGAYAPLPWLPADVVTQIVEEVVKPVAAEMVRRGSPFSGLLYAGLAITSKGPAVVEFNCRFGDPETQSVLALLETPLGQLLHAAATGRLAEQPPLRWHDGYAVTVVVAAENYPGRPRVGDVITGSETDGVLHAGTARRDDGAVVSSGGRVLSVVGTGADLTAARAAAYALTNSIRLPGSHFRSDIGLAAAEGRVTV, from the coding sequence GTGCGCGTCCTCGTTATCGGATCCGGAGCCCGTGAACATGCGTTGCTGCTGGCCCTGCGCCGCGACCCCGAGGTCGAGGAGCTGGCCGTCGCGCCGGGCAACGCCGGCACGGCGAACATCGCCGATCAGTACGACGTCGACGTCAGCTCGGGTGAGGCCGTCGTGCAGTTGGCGCAGCGGATCGGCGCCGATCTGGTGGTGATCGGGCCCGAGGTGCCGCTGGTTCTCGGCGTCGCCGACGCGGTGCGCGCGGCGGGCATCGCGTGCTTCGGGCCGACGAAGGACGCTGCCCGCATCGAAGGATCGAAGGCGTTCGCCAAGGATGTGATGTCGGCGGCGGGTGTGCGGACCGCGACCAGCGAGATCGTCGACAACCCCGCGCACCTCGACGCGGCACTGGACCGGTTCGGGTGCTCCGCGGGCGATCAGGCGTGGGTGGTCAAAGACGACGGACTGGCCGCAGGCAAGGGCGTGGTGGTGACCGCGGACCGCGACGCCGCCCGCGCGCATGCGGCGAGCCTGCTCGACGCCGGCCACCCGGTGCTGCTCGAATCGTTCCTCGACGGGCCGGAGGTGTCACTGTTCAGCGTCGTCGACGGGGAAACCGTGGTGCCACTGGTGCCTGCGCAGGACTACAAGCGAGTCGGCGACAACGACACCGGACCCAACACCGGCGGCATGGGCGCCTACGCGCCGCTGCCGTGGCTACCCGCCGACGTGGTCACCCAGATCGTGGAAGAAGTGGTGAAACCCGTTGCGGCGGAGATGGTTCGGCGTGGTAGCCCTTTTTCCGGGCTGCTGTACGCCGGACTGGCGATCACATCGAAGGGGCCCGCCGTCGTCGAATTCAATTGCCGCTTCGGTGATCCCGAGACGCAGTCGGTGTTGGCGCTGCTGGAGACCCCGCTCGGCCAACTGCTGCATGCAGCGGCGACGGGGCGGCTTGCCGAACAACCGCCGTTGCGCTGGCACGACGGCTATGCCGTGACCGTGGTGGTGGCCGCCGAGAATTATCCGGGCCGACCGCGCGTCGGCGACGTCATCACCGGTTCGGAAACCGACGGTGTGCTGCACGCGGGCACGGCGCGACGCGACGACGGAGCGGTTGTGTCGTCGGGTGGCCGGGTGCTCTCGGTCGTCGGCACGGGCGCCGACCTGACCGCTGCGCGTGCAGCCGCCTATGCGCTGACGAACTCGATTCGCTTGCCCGGCAGCCATTTTCGGTCCGATATCGGGCT
- a CDS encoding LLM class flavin-dependent oxidoreductase, translated as MQHGVSSHSVGMWRHPQDKVGWDYASPPYWQHLARTLERGLFDALFLADELAPYNSFEDSSDATVRYAVQAPTHEPAALTPIITGATSYLGVGITLSTAFEHPYSMARRLSTFDHLSGGRIAWNIVGSYSPSEFAAYGQDMPDRSIRYERIAEYVDLCCQLWDSWQPDAVVADRHTGVYAHPEKIREVVFEGKHFRCRARHFVAPSPQGRPVLWQAGASEPGRRFAAQTAEAIFAIQPTVASMRAYSDDIRRRVVDAGRDPAAVRLYYGAQVIVADTDAQAREKAAHLRALLRPEATLAMLSGQLGVDFSEFDPATPLEQIPVPGIQGVKDALVATGAGSAVTVAEAAEIYSFRFSMPQVIGSPVTVADQLEEFLDDGGADGFMLLATYTPGCFEEFVDLVVPELQRRGRYRTRYPGATLRENILGD; from the coding sequence ATGCAGCACGGGGTCAGCAGCCACTCCGTCGGCATGTGGCGCCACCCGCAGGACAAGGTCGGATGGGACTACGCCTCGCCGCCGTACTGGCAGCACCTGGCCCGCACGCTTGAGCGCGGGCTGTTCGACGCACTGTTCCTCGCCGACGAGTTGGCGCCGTACAACTCATTCGAGGACAGCTCGGATGCCACCGTTCGCTACGCGGTGCAGGCGCCGACGCATGAGCCGGCGGCGTTGACGCCGATCATCACCGGCGCGACATCGTATCTGGGTGTAGGCATTACGTTGTCGACGGCGTTCGAGCATCCGTACTCGATGGCACGGCGGCTGTCGACCTTCGACCACCTGTCCGGCGGCCGGATCGCGTGGAACATCGTCGGGTCGTATTCGCCTTCGGAGTTCGCCGCGTACGGGCAGGACATGCCCGACCGCTCCATCCGGTACGAACGCATCGCCGAGTACGTCGACCTCTGCTGTCAGCTATGGGACTCGTGGCAGCCCGACGCGGTCGTCGCGGACCGGCATACCGGTGTGTACGCCCATCCGGAGAAGATCCGCGAGGTGGTGTTCGAGGGCAAGCACTTCCGCTGCCGAGCACGACATTTCGTCGCGCCCTCACCGCAGGGCAGACCCGTTTTGTGGCAGGCAGGCGCCAGCGAGCCGGGACGCCGGTTCGCCGCGCAGACCGCGGAAGCGATCTTCGCGATCCAGCCAACCGTGGCGTCGATGCGCGCCTATTCGGACGACATTCGCCGTCGGGTCGTCGACGCCGGCCGCGACCCCGCCGCGGTCAGGCTCTACTACGGCGCGCAGGTAATAGTCGCAGACACCGATGCGCAGGCCCGGGAGAAGGCGGCTCACCTGCGCGCGCTGCTCCGCCCCGAGGCGACGTTGGCGATGCTTTCCGGTCAGTTGGGTGTCGACTTCTCCGAGTTCGACCCTGCGACGCCGCTGGAGCAGATCCCGGTGCCCGGCATCCAGGGAGTCAAGGACGCGTTGGTGGCGACAGGGGCGGGTAGCGCCGTGACGGTAGCCGAGGCTGCTGAGATTTACTCGTTCCGCTTCTCGATGCCGCAGGTGATCGGTTCTCCGGTCACCGTCGCCGATCAACTCGAGGAATTCCTCGACGACGGCGGCGCCGACGGCTTCATGCTGCTGGCGACCTACACGCCGGGCTGCTTCGAGGAGTTCGTCGACCTCGTCGTTCCCGAACTGCAGCGACGCGGGCGCTACCGGACGCGTTACCCGGGTGCGACGCTGCGCGAAAACATCCTCGGCGATTGA
- a CDS encoding LLM class flavin-dependent oxidoreductase, with protein MTATRKAHLLGFVQHGVMNHASTMWAHPRDKVGYHWSRPEYWRDLGRIMERGLFDAMFIADELAPYTTYKGNSDPVVKYAGQCPVHEPATLVPIVGAFTKHLGIGITLSTSFIPPYMMARHLSSLDHLTNGRVGWNIVTSYSKSEFQAMGKDNLTPRDKRYEVVEEYMEILYQLWDSWDDDAIVYDRENGIFADPAKVREIDFEGQFFKSKGRHFVAPSPQKRPVLWQAGSSEQGREFASKHAESVFGIFPTPKSMRAYADDIRTRADNHGRDPESVKLIYGLQTIIDRDKSRANDKYAEFVENVQIESALGILSGHTGFDFSTLELDDNVVDADVQGIRGLFDAILEAKDGAPVTVREAAQIYGVSMGAPVAVGTPSDVADQMESYLDDGGCNGFMLLATDTPGCFNDVTELLVPELQRRGRYRTRYPGTTLRESLQEY; from the coding sequence GTGACCGCGACGAGGAAGGCCCACCTGCTGGGTTTCGTGCAGCACGGCGTGATGAATCACGCGTCGACGATGTGGGCGCATCCACGCGACAAGGTCGGTTATCACTGGTCGCGCCCGGAATACTGGCGCGATCTCGGCCGCATCATGGAGCGCGGACTGTTCGACGCGATGTTCATCGCGGACGAGCTCGCGCCATACACCACCTACAAGGGCAACTCCGACCCGGTCGTCAAGTACGCAGGCCAGTGTCCGGTGCACGAGCCGGCAACACTGGTGCCGATCGTTGGGGCGTTCACGAAACACCTGGGGATCGGCATCACGCTGTCGACGTCGTTCATTCCGCCCTACATGATGGCGCGCCACCTGTCTTCGCTGGACCATCTGACGAACGGCCGCGTCGGCTGGAACATCGTGACGTCATACTCCAAGAGCGAGTTTCAGGCGATGGGCAAGGACAATCTCACGCCGCGCGACAAGCGCTACGAGGTGGTCGAGGAGTACATGGAGATCCTGTATCAGCTATGGGACTCCTGGGATGACGACGCCATCGTCTACGACCGCGAGAACGGCATCTTCGCCGATCCGGCGAAGGTCCGCGAGATCGACTTCGAGGGCCAGTTCTTCAAGTCCAAGGGCCGTCACTTCGTCGCGCCGTCGCCGCAGAAGCGACCGGTGCTGTGGCAGGCCGGTTCCTCGGAGCAGGGGCGCGAGTTCGCCTCGAAACACGCCGAATCGGTGTTCGGCATCTTCCCGACACCCAAGAGCATGCGCGCCTACGCCGACGACATCCGCACCCGCGCCGACAACCACGGCCGCGACCCGGAGTCGGTCAAGCTCATCTACGGTCTGCAGACGATCATCGACCGCGACAAGTCTCGCGCCAACGACAAGTACGCCGAGTTTGTGGAGAACGTTCAGATCGAGAGCGCACTCGGAATCCTCTCCGGCCACACCGGTTTTGACTTCTCCACGCTCGAACTTGACGACAACGTGGTCGACGCCGACGTGCAGGGCATCCGGGGATTGTTCGACGCGATCCTGGAGGCCAAGGACGGTGCGCCGGTGACAGTGCGTGAAGCCGCGCAGATCTACGGCGTCTCGATGGGTGCCCCCGTCGCCGTCGGCACCCCGTCCGACGTCGCCGACCAGATGGAGTCCTACCTGGACGACGGCGGCTGCAACGGGTTCATGCTGTTGGCGACCGACACGCCCGGTTGCTTCAACGACGTGACCGAACTTCTGGTACCGGAGTTGCAGCGGCGCGGCCGCTACCGAACCCGTTATCCCGGAACCACGTTGCGAGAAAGCCTGCAGGAGTACTGA